From a single Sporosarcina oncorhynchi genomic region:
- the prmA gene encoding 50S ribosomal protein L11 methyltransferase, with product MKWSEISIHTTHEATEAVANILHEAGASGVIIEDSHEPDRIHEDKFGEIYELKKEDFPEEGVIVKAYLPVNSFLIETVKEISESVDNLVEYGLDVGINLVSTNEVDEEDWATSWKKYYHPVKISERFTIVPTWEDYELVDSDELIIELDPGMAFGTGTHPTTVMCLQALEKYVKKGDSVIDVGTGSGVLSIGAALLGAKTVHALDLDEVAVTAAKENIQLNKVQEIVQVTHGNLLDSIKEPASVIVANILAEVIMTFSQDAYAILPEGGLFIVSGIIAQKRDLVKDDLVSKGFEIIESVLMEDWVAIIAAKRSV from the coding sequence TTGAAATGGTCCGAAATCTCCATCCATACAACACATGAAGCGACTGAAGCGGTTGCAAATATTTTGCATGAAGCAGGTGCCAGCGGTGTCATCATTGAAGATTCCCATGAACCTGACAGAATCCATGAAGATAAATTCGGTGAAATCTACGAACTTAAGAAAGAAGATTTTCCTGAAGAAGGCGTCATCGTCAAAGCTTATTTACCGGTCAACAGTTTCCTTATAGAAACCGTAAAAGAAATCAGTGAATCTGTTGATAATCTTGTTGAATATGGGCTCGATGTAGGTATAAATCTTGTCAGTACGAACGAAGTTGATGAAGAGGACTGGGCAACGTCTTGGAAAAAGTATTATCATCCAGTCAAAATATCAGAAAGATTCACGATTGTTCCCACTTGGGAAGACTATGAATTGGTCGATTCAGATGAATTGATTATTGAACTCGATCCGGGGATGGCTTTCGGTACAGGGACGCATCCAACGACAGTCATGTGTCTTCAAGCGCTTGAAAAGTATGTGAAAAAAGGTGATTCAGTCATCGATGTTGGCACCGGTTCAGGGGTGTTGTCAATCGGAGCTGCGCTTCTTGGTGCAAAGACTGTTCATGCATTAGACCTCGATGAAGTCGCTGTTACTGCAGCGAAAGAGAATATTCAGTTGAATAAAGTCCAGGAGATCGTACAGGTTACGCATGGCAATCTGTTGGATTCGATTAAAGAACCGGCATCCGTTATTGTGGCAAACATTCTTGCTGAAGTGATTATGACATTTTCACAAGATGCCTACGCGATTCTACCTGAAGGCGGCCTGTTCATAGTTTCCGGAATCATTGCCCAAAAACGGGATCTCGTGAAAGATGACCTTGTTTCAAAAGGATTTGAAATTATCGAATCAGTTCTAATGGAAGATTGGGTTGCCATCATCGCTGCTAAAAGGAGCGTGTAA
- a CDS encoding 16S rRNA (uracil(1498)-N(3))-methyltransferase, with product MQRYFLENTFDEDDRSEICGEDGKHIVRVMRMSIGDQLIGVANEEAHIAEIISILPDGVEIRKIEGPLPSNEMPVKVSIACGLPKGDKLDLIVQKGTELGMTAILPFEAERSIVKWDEKKGGKKVDRLRKIAKEAAEQCHRTVVPMVENPKSFKQLIQASSSFDVCLFADEEDAKSELPNKIADRLKNVYDKQSVLVVFGPEGGLSRKEAEMLISANFLPVSLGPRILRTETAPLYVLSAMSYEFE from the coding sequence TTGCAACGCTATTTCCTCGAGAATACATTCGATGAAGATGATCGATCTGAAATTTGCGGTGAAGACGGTAAGCATATTGTCAGAGTAATGAGGATGTCCATTGGTGATCAGCTAATTGGCGTCGCTAATGAAGAAGCTCATATAGCAGAAATTATAAGCATTTTACCGGATGGAGTGGAAATTCGTAAAATCGAAGGTCCACTTCCTTCCAATGAAATGCCTGTGAAAGTTTCGATTGCATGTGGACTGCCAAAAGGGGATAAGCTTGATTTGATTGTCCAAAAAGGGACTGAATTAGGTATGACGGCGATCCTTCCATTTGAAGCAGAAAGGTCAATTGTCAAATGGGATGAGAAAAAAGGCGGTAAAAAAGTTGATAGATTACGGAAAATTGCTAAGGAAGCGGCTGAGCAATGTCATCGCACAGTCGTTCCAATGGTTGAAAATCCGAAATCGTTTAAACAATTGATACAAGCCTCCTCGTCGTTCGATGTGTGCCTATTCGCTGATGAAGAAGATGCAAAAAGTGAACTTCCTAATAAAATTGCAGATAGATTGAAAAACGTGTATGATAAACAGTCAGTATTAGTCGTTTTTGGGCCGGAAGGCGGTCTATCAAGGAAAGAGGCGGAAATGCTCATTTCCGCCAACTTTCTTCCTGTCTCACTGGGACCGCGTATCCTGAGAACGGAAACGGCCCCATTATATGTCTTGTCCGCAATGTCTTACGAATTTGAATGA